One genomic region from Zalophus californianus isolate mZalCal1 chromosome 2, mZalCal1.pri.v2, whole genome shotgun sequence encodes:
- the LOC113924570 gene encoding 40S ribosomal protein S6-like: MKLNISFPATGRQKLIEVDDERKLRTLYEKRMATEVAADALGEEWKGYVVRISGGNDKQGFPMKQGVLTHGRVRLLLSKGHSCYRPRRTGERKRKSLRGCIVDADLSVLNLVIVKKGEKDIPGLTDTTVPRRLGPKRASRIRKLFNLSKEDDVRQYVVRKPLNKEGKKPRTKAPKIQRLVTPRVLQHKWRSIALKKQRTKKNKEEAAEYAKLLAKRMKEAKEKLQEQIAKRRRLSSLRTSTSKSESSQK, translated from the coding sequence ATGAAGCTGAACATCTCTTTCCCAGCTACTGGCCGCCAGAAACTCATTGAAGTGGACGATGAACGCAAACTTCGTACCCTTTATGAGAAGCGTATGGCCACAGAAGTTGCTGCTGATGCTCTGGGTGAAGAATGGAAGGGTTATGTGGTCCGAATCAGTGGTGGCAATGACAAACAAGGCTTCCCCATGAAGCAGGGTGTCTTGACCCATGGTCGTGTCCGCCTGCTGCTGAGTAAGGGGCATTCCTGCTATAGACCAAGGcggactggagagagaaagcgcaaaTCTCTTCGGGGTTGCATTGTGGATGCCGATCTCAGCGTTCTCAACTTGGTCATTgtaaaaaaaggggagaaggatATTCCTGGACTCACTGATACTACTGTGCCTCGTCGCCTGGGGCCCAAAAGAGCCAGCAGAATCCGCAAACTTTTCAATCTCTCTAAAGAAGATGATGTCCGCCAGTATGTTGTGAGAAAGCCCCtaaacaaagaagggaagaaacctAGAACGAAAGCGCCTAAGATTCAGCGTCTTGTTACTCCACGAGTCCTCCAGCACAAATGGCGGAGTATTGCTTTGAAGAAGCAgcgcactaagaaaaataaggaagaggctgcagaatatgctaaacttttggccaagagaatgaaggaggccaaagaaaaacTCCAGGAACAGATTGCCAAGAGACGGAGGCTGTCCTCTCTGAGAACTTCTACCTCTAAGTCTGAGTCcagtcaaaaatga